In the Mastacembelus armatus chromosome 17, fMasArm1.2, whole genome shotgun sequence genome, one interval contains:
- the buc gene encoding bucky ball isoform X1, with the protein MVVPPLWYGFHSNPPSTPPCRLNMSCPGANGRNLPSQNNNGPPNSGQQDPGLHTAIQDAGPPSQSQHQFPSRPFLYIHAPAPPPFFHYQWPMPFSYNPFVGLPGMGYGMVMPPFPPPHYMDVPAYILPHPHIQPVDYRRLLHPQVHATNTPYQNPNQSRRVRLPVRETVNTEVQTEPTQPGVAGSFSVPQLRSQAP; encoded by the exons ATGGTAGTGCCCCCTCTTTGGTATGGGTTTCACAGCAATCCTCCTTCCACACCTCCATGCAGGTTAAACATGAGTTGTCCTGGAGCAAATGGAAGGAACCTACCCTCTCAAAATAACAATGGTCCACCAAACTCTGGGCAGCAGGATCCAGGACTGCACACCGCCATTCAAGATGCAGGACCTCCGTCTCAATCCCAACACCAATTTCCTTCCCGACCTTTCTTGTACATCCATGCCCCAGCTCCTCCACCTTTCTTCCACTACCAGTGGCCAATGCCCTTCTCCTATAACCCATTTGTTGGTCTCCCAGGCATGG GGTATGGTATGGTCATGCCCCCGTTCCCTCCTCCCCACTACATGGATGTTCCAGCCTACATTCTACCTCATCCTCACATTCAGCCAGTTGACTACAGACGTTTGTTGCACCCTCAGGTCCATGCAACCAACACACCCTACCAGAACCCAAACCAGTCCCGCAGAGTACGTCTGCCTGTTAGAGAAACTGTGAATACTGAGGTCCAAACAGAGCCCACACAGCCAGGTGTAG CTGGCTCGTTTTCAGTACCCCAGCTGAGAAGCCAAGCTCCCTAG
- the buc gene encoding bucky ball isoform X2 produces MVVPPLWYGFHSNPPSTPPCRLNMSCPGANGRNLPSQNNNGPPNSGQQDPGLHTAIQDAGPPSQSQHQFPSRPFLYIHAPAPPPFFHYQWPMPFSYNPFVGLPGMGYGMVMPPFPPPHYMDVPAYILPHPHIQPVDYRRLLHPQVHATNTPYQNPNQSRRVRLPVRETVNTEVQTEPTQPGLARFQYPS; encoded by the exons ATGGTAGTGCCCCCTCTTTGGTATGGGTTTCACAGCAATCCTCCTTCCACACCTCCATGCAGGTTAAACATGAGTTGTCCTGGAGCAAATGGAAGGAACCTACCCTCTCAAAATAACAATGGTCCACCAAACTCTGGGCAGCAGGATCCAGGACTGCACACCGCCATTCAAGATGCAGGACCTCCGTCTCAATCCCAACACCAATTTCCTTCCCGACCTTTCTTGTACATCCATGCCCCAGCTCCTCCACCTTTCTTCCACTACCAGTGGCCAATGCCCTTCTCCTATAACCCATTTGTTGGTCTCCCAGGCATGG GGTATGGTATGGTCATGCCCCCGTTCCCTCCTCCCCACTACATGGATGTTCCAGCCTACATTCTACCTCATCCTCACATTCAGCCAGTTGACTACAGACGTTTGTTGCACCCTCAGGTCCATGCAACCAACACACCCTACCAGAACCCAAACCAGTCCCGCAGAGTACGTCTGCCTGTTAGAGAAACTGTGAATACTGAGGTCCAAACAGAGCCCACACAGCCAGGT CTGGCTCGTTTTCAGTACCCCAGCTGA